A genomic window from Pocillopora verrucosa isolate sample1 chromosome 7, ASM3666991v2, whole genome shotgun sequence includes:
- the LOC131770877 gene encoding uncharacterized skeletal organic matrix protein 5-like codes for MGDFGCGDGGWTPIMKINGSKHTFHYSSHFWEDRKTYKNAAGKYGFDLQETKLPTYWKTPFSKICLGMKIGQRLRFILINKTAESLYSLIADGKYRATLLGRDTWKKVVGSQASLQRNCNKEGFNAVSDNRGFFRARIGIIANQQNDCSTCNSRIGFGTGGDNSCGNEATFNPDNGDKHIRAMGYILVQ; via the exons atgggagactttggatgcggagatggaggatggacacCGATCATGAAGATTAATGGCAGTAAG CACACCTTCCATTACTCTTCTCATTTCTGGGAGGACAGAAAGACCTATAAAAATGCTGCTGGCAAGTATGGATTCGACTTACAGGAAACAAAGTTACCAACCTACTGGAAAAcacccttctccaagatctgcctcGGTATGAAGATCGGACAACGACTTAGGTTCATCTTGATCAACAAGACAGCCGAATCTTTGTATTCATTGATCGCTGACGGGAAATATCGCGCCACCTTACTGGGTCGTGACACGTGGAAGAAGGTGGTTGGTTCGCAAGCCTCTTTGCAGCGAAACTGCAACAAGGAAGGGTTCAATGCTGTAAGTGACAACCGTGGTTTCTTTAGAGCAAGAATCGGCATCATTGCTAACCAACAGAATGACTGCTCTACCTGCAACTCCAGAATCGGGTTTGGTACAGGAGGAGATAATTCGTGCGGAAATGAAGCAACATTCAACCCTGATAATGGAGACAAGCACATCCGAGCTATGGGGTACATCTTAGTGCAGTGA